In Anaerolineales bacterium, one DNA window encodes the following:
- a CDS encoding ABC transporter ATP-binding protein — MTIAISVKNIGKQYKIGAAETKFRYNMLRDVIVDTVSAPIRLAKAVIGKSDRRMNQNYVWALKDVSFDLEEGKVLGIVGRNGAGKSTLLKILSRVTEPTTGTVSVRGRVGSLLEVGTGFHPELTGRENIYMNGAILGMKRAEIDSKFDEIVDFSEVTQFIDTPVKRYSSGMYLRLAFAVAAHLEPEILVVDEVLAVGDAEFQRKCLGKMGDVAQQGRTILFVSHNMSAILRLTEEAIVLNKGQLIKRAPSQEAVDFYLSSGQSQAGERAWTVDEVPAASAPFTPISLKVREGGGKVVDTVRSTEPVKLEFEYQLDSSITGLRVGLYVSTMRGEYIFASFDTDTPALYEKFDTRTAGHYISRAEIPADIFNEGRYMVGVNASSFGVRRYFMDENALAFNVDISGAPGTQWGEPRVGPIRPRLNWKIEKLE, encoded by the coding sequence ATGACAATTGCTATCAGCGTAAAAAACATCGGCAAGCAATACAAGATCGGCGCGGCGGAGACGAAGTTCCGCTATAACATGCTGCGCGACGTGATCGTGGACACGGTCTCCGCGCCGATTCGTCTGGCGAAGGCGGTGATCGGAAAATCCGACCGGCGCATGAACCAGAATTACGTCTGGGCGTTGAAGGATGTCTCCTTTGATTTGGAAGAAGGCAAAGTGCTCGGCATCGTCGGGCGCAACGGTGCGGGCAAAAGTACCCTGCTCAAGATTCTCTCCCGCGTCACCGAACCGACCACGGGCACTGTCAGTGTGCGCGGACGTGTAGGCTCCCTGCTCGAAGTGGGCACCGGCTTTCACCCCGAACTGACAGGACGCGAAAATATCTACATGAACGGTGCCATCCTTGGCATGAAACGGGCCGAAATTGATTCCAAATTCGACGAGATCGTGGATTTCTCCGAAGTGACTCAATTCATTGACACACCTGTCAAGCGCTATTCATCGGGTATGTACCTGCGCCTCGCGTTTGCCGTCGCTGCGCATCTCGAGCCTGAAATCCTCGTTGTAGATGAGGTGCTTGCCGTGGGCGATGCCGAATTTCAGAGGAAATGCCTGGGCAAGATGGGGGACGTGGCGCAGCAGGGACGCACGATCTTATTCGTCAGTCACAACATGTCTGCGATCCTTCGTCTTACCGAGGAAGCCATTGTATTGAATAAAGGCCAGCTCATCAAGCGGGCTCCTTCGCAGGAGGCGGTTGACTTCTATCTTTCGTCGGGACAATCGCAGGCGGGCGAGCGGGCATGGACTGTGGACGAAGTCCCGGCGGCGAGTGCGCCTTTTACACCGATCAGTTTGAAGGTCAGGGAAGGAGGCGGGAAGGTCGTGGATACCGTCCGCTCGACGGAACCCGTCAAGCTGGAATTCGAATACCAACTCGATTCATCCATCACGGGCTTGCGCGTCGGGCTGTATGTCAGCACGATGCGCGGCGAATATATTTTTGCCTCGTTTGATACCGATACTCCTGCTCTTTACGAAAAATTCGATACGCGCACCGCGGGTCATTACATCAGCCGCGCGGAAATCCCGGCAGATATTTTCAATGAAGGTCGTTATATGGTTGGCGTGAATGCGAGTTCGTTCGGCGTTCGCCGCTACTTCATGGACGAGAACGCGCTGGCATTCAACGTGGATATTTCGGGCGCGCCCGGCACGCAGTGGGGCGAGCCGCGCGTCGGTCCCATCCGCCCGCGTTTGAATTGGAAGATTGAGAAGTTGGAGTAG
- a CDS encoding ABC transporter permease, producing the protein MTELTKHEPATIYIKPTKGLAALNLYDLWIYRELIFFMVWRDVKVKYKQTLLGMAWAVIQPVMTMLVFTFLFDRVAKLPTEGIPYPVFSFTALLPWGLFVVALNQGSRSLVAHNNMVTKIYFPRLILPMSSVFAGMVDFAIAFVILIGLMFYYQVTPAWNLIWTLPLFLLLAIVTALGVALWLSAINVQYRDVNQALPFLTQFWLFATPVAYSASVISEQWQILYSLNPMAGVVNGFRWALLGAGNGPDITLWVSTGISILIFVSGLFYFRSMEKTFADTI; encoded by the coding sequence ATGACCGAACTCACCAAACACGAACCGGCCACCATTTACATCAAACCAACCAAAGGGCTCGCCGCTCTTAACCTATATGACCTTTGGATCTACCGTGAACTGATCTTCTTCATGGTCTGGCGTGATGTGAAGGTGAAATACAAACAGACATTGCTCGGCATGGCATGGGCGGTCATCCAGCCCGTGATGACCATGCTGGTCTTTACCTTCCTTTTTGACCGCGTCGCAAAACTCCCCACCGAAGGCATTCCCTATCCCGTCTTTTCATTCACCGCATTGCTTCCCTGGGGCTTGTTCGTGGTTGCGCTCAACCAGGGCAGCCGCTCGCTCGTGGCGCACAACAACATGGTGACCAAGATCTATTTCCCGCGCCTGATCCTGCCCATGTCATCGGTCTTCGCGGGTATGGTGGATTTTGCGATCGCCTTCGTCATCCTCATCGGCTTGATGTTCTATTATCAAGTCACGCCCGCCTGGAATTTGATCTGGACGCTTCCGCTCTTCCTCCTGCTTGCCATCGTGACTGCGCTCGGTGTGGCGCTCTGGCTTTCGGCGATCAACGTCCAATATCGTGACGTGAACCAGGCGCTTCCGTTTCTGACTCAGTTTTGGCTGTTTGCCACACCCGTGGCATATTCCGCCTCTGTGATTTCCGAGCAGTGGCAGATCCTGTACTCGCTCAACCCGATGGCGGGCGTGGTCAACGGATTCCGCTGGGCGCTGCTGGGTGCAGGCAATGGACCCGACATCACGCTTTGGGTTTCAACGGGCATCTCAATTTTGATCTTCGTCTCAGGCCTCTTCTATTTTAGAAGCATGGAAAAGACCTTTGCGGACACGATTTAA
- a CDS encoding GDP-L-fucose synthase: MADNFWKNKRVIVTGGAGFLGSFVIEKLKLRGATDIFIPRIENYNLVDPNDIKRLYADALDGVDPKDVVVIHLAANVGGIGANREHPADFFYDNLMMGVEMIHQGYQNGIGKFVAIGTVCAYPKFTPVPFKEDDLWIGYPEETNAPYGLAKKMMLVQAQAYRAQYGFNAIFLLPVNLYGPRDNFNLETSHVIPALIRKAVEAGERGDKELQVWGDGSPTREFLYVEDAADGILTAAEKYNGDLPVNLGSGYEISIKDLSEMIVKMTGFQGTLAWQTDKPNGQPRRGLDVSRARELFGWSAQVSFEEGMKRTIEWFKANRDKIR, translated from the coding sequence ATGGCAGATAATTTTTGGAAGAACAAACGTGTGATCGTCACAGGCGGTGCAGGCTTTCTTGGCTCATTTGTCATCGAGAAATTAAAGTTGCGCGGCGCGACGGATATCTTTATTCCGCGCATCGAGAATTACAACCTCGTCGACCCAAACGACATCAAGCGTCTGTATGCGGATGCGCTCGACGGTGTCGACCCGAAGGATGTGGTCGTCATCCATCTCGCTGCCAACGTGGGCGGCATCGGCGCCAACCGCGAACATCCCGCCGATTTCTTTTATGACAATTTGATGATGGGTGTTGAGATGATCCATCAGGGGTATCAGAACGGCATCGGGAAATTCGTGGCCATTGGCACCGTATGCGCCTATCCCAAATTCACCCCCGTCCCTTTCAAGGAAGATGATCTGTGGATCGGATACCCCGAAGAGACCAATGCTCCCTATGGTCTTGCCAAGAAAATGATGCTTGTGCAGGCGCAGGCCTACCGCGCGCAATATGGCTTCAATGCCATCTTCCTTTTGCCTGTGAATTTGTACGGCCCGCGTGACAACTTCAATTTGGAGACGTCGCATGTTATCCCTGCTCTCATTCGCAAGGCTGTGGAAGCCGGTGAACGCGGCGACAAGGAATTGCAGGTCTGGGGGGATGGATCCCCGACACGCGAATTCCTGTATGTGGAAGATGCTGCCGATGGCATCCTGACTGCCGCCGAAAAATACAACGGCGACCTGCCTGTCAACCTGGGCTCCGGCTATGAGATCTCCATCAAGGATTTGAGTGAGATGATCGTGAAGATGACAGGCTTCCAGGGTACATTAGCCTGGCAGACGGACAAGCCCAATGGTCAACCCCGCCGCGGACTGGACGTCTCCCGCGCAAGGGAACTCTTTGGCTGGAGTGCGCAGGTCTCGTTCGAGGAAGGCATGAAACGCACAATTGAATGGTTCAAAGCCAATCGAGACAAGATTAGATAA
- a CDS encoding NAD(P)-dependent oxidoreductase: MTERHVLITGGAGYIGSILTSELLRANYRVTILDSLLFGGESIVPFLNHPNFHFIKTDVTEPRAVRDAVKRDWQKPDGIVHLAAIVGFPACQAVGRQVAWKYNVEATKLVFEQAADLGVERFVFASTYSNYGLSEDGKPVTEESPLNPQSLYAETKIASEEYLLSQGHAVCAPLLFRFATLYGISPRTRFDLIVNQFVLEAFTKRELIIYQRGYSRSFVHIRDVVRGVIMGLEAGREKIRGQVFNLGTENGNYSKDDIVGLVLKRMPETTVEYKDLTFGGDMRDITVSFEKIKQVLGFDTTLDVDDGVREVLFALKSGLIRNPTDDRYRNAQFIVQ, encoded by the coding sequence ATGACCGAACGACATGTTTTGATCACAGGCGGCGCAGGCTATATCGGCTCGATTCTGACCTCGGAACTGCTCCGCGCCAATTACAGGGTCACCATCCTGGACAGTTTGCTCTTCGGCGGCGAGAGCATTGTCCCGTTCCTGAATCATCCAAACTTCCATTTCATCAAGACCGATGTGACCGAACCTCGCGCCGTGCGGGACGCGGTCAAACGCGACTGGCAGAAACCGGATGGAATTGTCCATTTGGCGGCGATCGTCGGTTTCCCAGCCTGCCAGGCGGTCGGGAGGCAGGTGGCGTGGAAGTACAATGTCGAGGCGACCAAACTGGTCTTCGAGCAGGCGGCAGATTTGGGCGTGGAGCGGTTCGTGTTTGCGTCCACATACAGCAACTATGGCTTATCTGAAGACGGAAAGCCCGTCACGGAAGAGTCCCCCTTGAATCCGCAATCGTTATATGCCGAAACAAAGATCGCCAGTGAAGAATACCTGCTCTCGCAAGGGCATGCCGTATGCGCTCCTTTGCTGTTCCGCTTTGCAACCTTATACGGAATTTCCCCGCGCACACGTTTTGACCTGATCGTCAATCAGTTTGTGTTGGAGGCCTTCACCAAACGCGAGTTGATCATCTATCAGCGTGGTTATTCACGTTCCTTCGTCCACATCCGTGATGTGGTGCGCGGTGTGATCATGGGCCTGGAAGCCGGGCGGGAAAAAATTCGCGGGCAGGTCTTCAACTTGGGAACCGAGAATGGTAATTATTCAAAGGATGATATTGTGGGTTTGGTGCTCAAACGCATGCCGGAGACCACGGTTGAATACAAGGACCTGACCTTTGGGGGCGATATGCGCGATATTACCGTTTCATTCGAAAAGATCAAACAGGTGCTGGGCTTTGACACCACTCTGGATGTGGATGACGGTGTGCGCGAAGTGTTGTTTGCGTTGAAGTCCGGGTTGATCCGCAACCCGACGGATGATCGATATAGAAACGCGCAATTTATCGTGCAGTAA
- a CDS encoding winged helix-turn-helix domain-containing protein translates to MESTNDELRELSLLEQIESDPDVNQSTLATQLGVAVGTVNWHLKRLIAKGAVKVSRAERKKLRYIITPEGIALRARLAVDYVERSFSVYRRTRQRVKEHVVKIRHAGFDRVRILGSGDVADICKLTCMEQGIAVVNDKSAPALVLDGYKIRLEGLE, encoded by the coding sequence ATGGAATCAACAAACGACGAACTCCGCGAACTTTCCCTGCTCGAACAGATCGAGAGCGATCCTGATGTGAACCAGTCCACGCTTGCCACGCAATTGGGGGTGGCGGTTGGAACGGTCAATTGGCATTTAAAACGGCTGATCGCCAAGGGTGCAGTCAAGGTCTCGCGTGCCGAGCGCAAGAAACTGCGCTACATCATCACGCCGGAAGGCATTGCCCTGCGCGCCCGCCTTGCCGTGGATTATGTCGAGCGTTCATTCTCAGTCTATCGCCGCACCCGTCAGCGCGTGAAGGAGCATGTCGTAAAAATCCGCCACGCTGGTTTTGACCGGGTGCGCATCCTCGGTTCCGGCGATGTGGCGGATATTTGCAAGCTCACCTGCATGGAACAGGGCATCGCGGTGGTGAACGATAAATCTGCCCCCGCCCTTGTCTTGGACGGATACAAGATCAGATTGGAAGGCCTGGAATGA
- a CDS encoding glycosyltransferase family 39 protein, translating into MFKQLISSINSRYSNMVLKILWIGLLVSGILLNPLFSYPGRDAGIFMYIGSLILKGKIPYLDVWENKGPLVFYINALGLLLGDGSRWGIWLMEFLFLFGAAWLCYLLIRAGMGNIPALIGVFVLVSAAGNVLQGGNYSEEYSILFSCLALWAFGKGAQQPKIKTFDLLIGLSLGLNILLRPNNISMQAAVAGGFIALAFLSRDWRLLARRLVLIALGAAAVLVPVVVYFAFKGALQEMINVVIVFNLQYSSDTGIAQILDGIKDASVAMGVIFSAVTLMGYVLSLFIVIKGLVRGTDFSALLLVLLLGLPIELILSTLSGRNYLHYFIGWAPYFGVLCAYVIFLLPGRFLPRLEKNSSLVLIVFILLSIFGKLETWKGYGAVLASAPAGQTEYVDPVASYLRENTTGQDQVFMWGFRPIVNFVSGRESPAYFLPYPLVHVDTPLTNAWAGQFYSQLSSEPPTLIVNLIEPADRERIPDLDPNVRKEQKIKWKDVVLAANLNATLDFIDENYVRVGNVNGADIYQLRTSLP; encoded by the coding sequence ATGTTCAAACAACTTATTTCATCCATCAATTCCCGTTATTCGAATATGGTGCTCAAGATTTTATGGATCGGCCTGCTGGTATCTGGAATATTATTGAATCCGCTGTTTTCCTACCCGGGGAGGGACGCAGGGATTTTCATGTATATCGGTTCATTGATCCTGAAAGGTAAAATTCCCTACCTGGATGTATGGGAGAATAAAGGCCCGCTCGTCTTTTATATTAATGCACTGGGTCTTTTGCTGGGGGATGGTTCCCGCTGGGGGATATGGCTTATGGAATTCCTATTCCTTTTTGGCGCTGCGTGGCTTTGTTACTTATTGATCCGTGCTGGTATGGGGAACATTCCAGCCCTGATTGGGGTTTTCGTACTGGTTTCAGCCGCCGGTAACGTTTTGCAGGGCGGGAATTATTCGGAGGAATATTCCATCCTGTTCAGTTGTCTGGCATTGTGGGCATTTGGTAAAGGCGCGCAACAACCGAAAATAAAAACGTTCGATCTTTTGATTGGCCTTTCCCTTGGGCTAAACATCCTTCTGCGCCCGAATAATATAAGCATGCAGGCTGCCGTGGCGGGCGGATTCATTGCGCTGGCATTTTTATCAAGGGATTGGAGACTGCTGGCCAGGCGGCTGGTGCTGATCGCGCTCGGCGCCGCAGCAGTGCTTGTTCCTGTTGTGGTTTATTTTGCGTTTAAAGGCGCATTGCAGGAAATGATCAATGTCGTGATTGTGTTCAACCTGCAATACAGTTCCGATACGGGTATTGCACAGATTCTGGATGGGATAAAAGATGCGTCTGTAGCCATGGGCGTTATTTTTTCGGCCGTCACGTTGATGGGGTACGTGCTGTCCTTGTTCATTGTGATCAAGGGTCTTGTGCGGGGAACTGACTTTTCAGCATTGCTGTTGGTTTTACTGTTGGGCTTGCCGATCGAGTTGATCTTAAGCACCCTTTCGGGGCGGAATTACCTGCATTATTTCATTGGATGGGCCCCTTATTTTGGGGTGTTATGCGCTTATGTAATTTTTTTGTTGCCGGGCAGGTTTCTGCCTCGCCTGGAAAAGAACAGCTCCCTTGTGTTGATTGTTTTTATTCTACTCAGCATATTCGGCAAACTGGAAACCTGGAAAGGCTATGGGGCTGTGTTGGCATCTGCCCCGGCTGGGCAGACCGAGTATGTGGATCCCGTGGCATCCTATCTTCGCGAGAATACGACCGGGCAGGATCAGGTCTTCATGTGGGGATTTAGACCCATCGTTAATTTTGTATCCGGGCGGGAATCCCCGGCATACTTTTTGCCGTATCCGTTGGTGCATGTAGATACCCCATTAACGAATGCCTGGGCGGGGCAGTTTTATTCCCAACTCAGTTCGGAACCGCCAACATTGATCGTAAATTTGATTGAGCCCGCAGATCGGGAGCGCATTCCCGACCTTGATCCAAACGTCCGCAAGGAACAGAAGATAAAATGGAAGGATGTCGTTCTTGCCGCCAACTTAAATGCGACCCTGGATTTTATCGACGAGAATTATGTTAGGGTGGGAAATGTAAACGGAGCGGATATTTATCAGTTGAGGACAAGTCTGCCCTGA
- a CDS encoding methyltransferase domain-containing protein: protein MKTNPSFDETGRAYQQTRIVHWDQVAKKRDGWRGMGYWYHRRLTEIYKFLVSPNQRVLEIGCGTGGLISQLNPSHGVGVDFSAEMITRARQRHPEIEYHQLDAHDLTGLEGTFDVIIFSDTVNDLWDVQCALEQVQKFCAPHTRLILNFYSHLWQLPLTLAQGLNLAAPMLSQNWLTPEDVDNLLRLAGFESIRTTREILWPLPLGGFADRYLVRLWPFRNFALSNFVIARPMPQPVKEASVSVVVAARNEAGNIKSIFERLPRMGSRTELVFVEGHSRDNTYGAIEKEITLHPATPSLLFRQPGIGKADAVRLGFEKASGDILMILDADLTVPPEDLPRFYEAIATGKGEFINGVRLVYPMEKEAMRTLNFIGNKLFSMAFSWMLGQPIKDTLCGTKVMWKTDYEEIAASRSYFGDFDPFGDFDLIFGAAKLNRKIVDLPIRYRERTYGTTNISRWKHGILLLRMVAFAARRIKFV from the coding sequence ATGAAAACAAACCCATCATTCGATGAAACAGGCAGGGCATACCAGCAAACCCGCATCGTCCACTGGGATCAGGTCGCTAAAAAGCGGGATGGCTGGCGTGGCATGGGATATTGGTATCATCGGCGCCTGACGGAAATTTACAAATTTCTTGTCAGCCCAAACCAGCGCGTGCTCGAAATCGGCTGCGGCACGGGAGGTTTAATCTCGCAATTAAACCCATCCCATGGCGTCGGAGTGGATTTCTCCGCCGAGATGATCACTCGCGCCAGACAACGCCACCCCGAAATCGAGTATCACCAACTCGACGCGCACGACCTGACCGGCCTCGAAGGCACTTTCGATGTAATTATTTTTTCCGACACCGTCAACGATTTGTGGGATGTCCAGTGCGCGCTGGAACAGGTGCAAAAATTCTGCGCGCCGCACACGCGGCTGATCCTCAACTTTTACAGCCACCTCTGGCAGCTGCCGCTCACCCTCGCGCAAGGCCTCAACCTCGCCGCGCCCATGCTCAGTCAAAACTGGCTCACCCCCGAGGATGTGGATAACCTGCTGCGGCTCGCGGGGTTCGAAAGCATCCGCACCACGCGCGAAATTCTATGGCCCCTGCCGCTCGGTGGATTTGCAGACCGCTATCTGGTGCGGCTCTGGCCCTTCCGCAATTTCGCATTATCCAATTTTGTGATCGCCCGTCCCATGCCACAGCCTGTAAAAGAAGCCAGCGTCTCTGTCGTCGTTGCCGCGCGCAACGAAGCGGGAAACATCAAATCCATTTTCGAACGCCTGCCAAGGATGGGCTCAAGAACCGAGTTGGTTTTCGTGGAAGGGCATTCACGCGATAACACGTACGGAGCCATCGAAAAGGAAATCACGCTTCATCCCGCGACCCCAAGCCTGCTCTTCCGCCAGCCCGGCATCGGCAAAGCTGACGCAGTACGTCTCGGTTTCGAGAAAGCCTCCGGAGATATTCTCATGATCCTGGATGCCGATCTCACCGTCCCGCCCGAGGACCTGCCCCGTTTCTACGAAGCCATTGCAACCGGCAAAGGTGAATTCATCAACGGCGTGCGCCTCGTCTACCCGATGGAAAAGGAGGCCATGCGCACGTTGAATTTCATCGGCAACAAATTGTTCAGCATGGCATTCTCATGGATGCTCGGCCAGCCCATCAAAGACACCCTCTGCGGCACAAAAGTAATGTGGAAAACAGACTACGAAGAGATAGCCGCCAGCCGCTCCTACTTTGGCGACTTTGACCCCTTTGGCGATTTCGACCTCATCTTCGGCGCGGCCAAACTCAACCGCAAGATCGTGGACCTTCCCATCCGCTACCGCGAGCGCACCTATGGCACCACCAACATCTCCCGCTGGAAGCACGGCATCCTGCTTCTTAGGATGGTTGCCTTCGCGGCAAGGCGGATAAAGTTCGTTTAA
- a CDS encoding glycosyltransferase family 39 protein, producing the protein MTYVSFELVVLVFLAEFLKKEERPKMPREFLAKIGIILVVLAVSAAFIASTGLGIVPSYKGDWSRGLPAVPLLEWQIAIACMALAGTAFLETRKKRIGLPYLELSICAVIWIFSSALWLSQPIIPNASALKPHGPNFEIYPFLDAQTYDQFAQSILIGNGFGENRIPQRPLYIVFLVFAHLLMGQDYEGVIFLQTLFFAFFPVLLYLFGREFFGRPIGIAIALLAILRDYTSNLVSPFTGNLSYSKVYLAEIPTAMLLALFLFMGMRWIRSGFSTWLGFVLGGILGCAMLIRTQVVVALPVLMLFALLTKPKTVRPLVKSAVLMIVAVSIVVSPWLWRNWRLTGSLIFDSPESQMINLALRYSRINGFEPDVMPLPGESNTAYNQRLNQISSDAISSNPYGALWGVANSFLNHGVNNILLFPLRTELQGLGDLWVPSYAFWERWEGNPGSSQISLLVFYTFLFGLGVATAWHRNGWMGLLPLGVNLAYNLWTSLALLSGQRFMLTMDWSVYLYYLIGLYSVFVGFLSTLEGGCSLTTDWLKNKSLVHPVSPAKNNFRQYFFAGLLFWGIGVLPPASERIFPVKYPPLPQNELLTGLLTSPGLEQSGFHSTCLQDLAVDGAIRFVQGRTLYPRYYMAGDGERITDAIGYKVAAEDRLVFEIIGQKNDRVIFQARDHPDFFPHASDAILIYGEGGELLFIFVQQGNDRGFYISRYFDAAMCR; encoded by the coding sequence ATGACGTATGTCTCGTTCGAACTCGTTGTACTGGTTTTCCTTGCCGAATTTCTCAAAAAAGAAGAACGCCCCAAAATGCCACGGGAATTTTTGGCAAAAATCGGCATCATCCTTGTTGTTTTGGCCGTGTCTGCCGCCTTTATCGCCTCCACCGGTTTGGGGATCGTTCCGTCCTATAAGGGGGACTGGTCTCGTGGATTGCCTGCTGTTCCATTACTTGAATGGCAGATCGCCATTGCTTGTATGGCTTTGGCGGGAACAGCCTTTCTTGAGACGAGGAAGAAACGTATTGGACTGCCATACCTGGAGTTATCGATATGCGCTGTGATCTGGATTTTTTCTTCAGCACTCTGGCTCAGCCAGCCAATAATTCCAAATGCATCCGCACTTAAACCACATGGACCGAATTTTGAAATATATCCATTCCTTGATGCTCAGACGTATGACCAGTTTGCACAGTCTATTTTGATAGGGAATGGTTTCGGCGAAAACCGGATCCCGCAACGCCCGCTTTATATTGTTTTTCTTGTTTTTGCACATTTGCTGATGGGCCAGGATTACGAAGGGGTTATTTTTTTACAAACCCTGTTTTTTGCGTTTTTCCCCGTGTTGTTATATTTATTCGGCAGGGAATTCTTCGGTCGGCCGATCGGGATTGCGATAGCCTTGCTTGCCATCCTCCGTGATTACACCTCGAACCTGGTATCTCCGTTTACCGGAAATCTAAGTTATTCAAAGGTGTATCTTGCGGAGATTCCCACGGCAATGTTGCTGGCCTTGTTTTTGTTCATGGGGATGCGCTGGATTCGATCAGGGTTTTCAACCTGGTTGGGATTTGTCTTGGGGGGAATCCTCGGTTGTGCCATGTTGATCCGCACCCAGGTTGTTGTGGCACTGCCTGTGCTTATGCTGTTTGCCTTGCTGACAAAGCCGAAAACCGTCAGGCCGCTGGTAAAAAGCGCCGTCTTGATGATCGTCGCTGTTTCCATCGTTGTCAGTCCCTGGCTATGGCGCAACTGGCGTTTAACCGGCAGTTTGATCTTCGACAGCCCCGAGTCGCAAATGATCAACCTGGCGCTGCGGTATAGCCGGATAAATGGATTTGAACCGGATGTAATGCCCCTGCCGGGAGAATCCAATACTGCATACAACCAGCGCTTGAACCAAATCTCATCGGATGCGATTTCGTCCAATCCTTATGGCGCATTGTGGGGAGTTGCAAATTCCTTTCTTAATCATGGGGTCAATAATATTCTTTTATTTCCGCTGAGAACTGAACTGCAAGGTTTGGGGGATCTCTGGGTTCCATCTTATGCCTTTTGGGAAAGATGGGAAGGCAACCCTGGTTCCTCCCAGATTAGTCTTCTTGTTTTTTATACTTTTCTCTTTGGTTTGGGAGTCGCAACCGCCTGGCATCGCAATGGCTGGATGGGTCTTCTACCCTTGGGGGTGAACCTTGCCTATAATTTATGGACTTCATTAGCCCTGCTTTCGGGGCAGAGGTTCATGCTGACGATGGATTGGTCTGTTTATCTTTATTATCTGATTGGGCTTTATTCCGTTTTTGTCGGATTTCTCTCGACCCTGGAAGGCGGTTGTTCACTGACCACGGATTGGTTGAAAAATAAATCGCTTGTGCATCCGGTTTCACCCGCAAAAAATAATTTCAGGCAATATTTTTTTGCCGGCCTGCTATTTTGGGGGATCGGGGTTTTACCGCCCGCCAGTGAGAGGATTTTTCCCGTTAAATACCCGCCTCTGCCTCAAAATGAGTTGTTGACCGGACTATTGACGTCGCCAGGCTTGGAACAATCAGGCTTCCATTCAACATGTTTGCAGGATCTTGCTGTCGACGGTGCGATACGGTTTGTGCAGGGGAGAACCCTTTACCCCCGCTATTATATGGCCGGCGATGGAGAGAGGATTACGGATGCGATCGGCTACAAGGTTGCCGCTGAAGACAGGCTTGTATTCGAAATCATCGGACAGAAGAACGACAGGGTGATTTTTCAAGCACGCGACCACCCCGATTTTTTCCCACATGCATCCGATGCCATATTGATTTACGGCGAAGGCGGGGAATTATTGTTTATCTTTGTGCAGCAAGGAAATGACCGGGGGTTTTACATTTCAAGATATTTTGACGCCGCCATGTGCCGATAG
- a CDS encoding class I SAM-dependent methyltransferase, which produces MHPTLKLLPAETYKGVNQYDPIKFYYWPVFGRMYRRRVELALGECTGGERVLEVGFGTGLAFPNLHELYKEIHGIDLTADIEAVQSVFEPMHIPLFLEKGDVINMPYPDNKFDTVLLISILEHLKPLELEQAFTEVRRVLKPGGQMVYGTPVEKPFMVFMFRMLGHDIRDEHFSTEKEIAAAAYKMFSKGQVIEMKSTPPIAGAVYTVGNFIK; this is translated from the coding sequence ATGCATCCCACTCTTAAACTCCTTCCCGCTGAAACATATAAAGGTGTAAATCAATACGACCCCATCAAATTTTACTACTGGCCCGTCTTCGGGCGGATGTATCGCCGCCGGGTGGAACTGGCACTGGGCGAATGTACGGGCGGTGAGCGCGTGCTGGAGGTCGGATTCGGAACCGGGCTTGCATTCCCCAACCTGCACGAGTTGTACAAAGAAATCCATGGCATTGACCTGACCGCGGATATTGAAGCGGTTCAGTCTGTTTTCGAGCCGATGCACATCCCGCTTTTTCTCGAAAAAGGCGACGTAATCAACATGCCGTACCCGGACAACAAATTCGACACGGTGTTGTTGATCAGCATTCTGGAGCATCTTAAACCACTGGAGTTGGAGCAGGCCTTCACAGAGGTGAGGCGTGTACTTAAACCAGGCGGCCAGATGGTGTATGGAACTCCGGTTGAAAAGCCGTTCATGGTCTTTATGTTCCGCATGCTGGGACATGACATCCGTGATGAGCATTTCTCCACGGAAAAAGAGATTGCGGCTGCCGCATATAAAATGTTCTCAAAAGGTCAAGTTATCGAAATGAAGAGCACGCCGCCCATTGCAGGGGCGGTATACACCGTTGGGAACTTCATCAAATAA